DNA from Aphis gossypii isolate Hap1 chromosome 3, ASM2018417v2, whole genome shotgun sequence:
GTGTAAGCTGACGCCGGTGCGGGTCTCTCGTTCTCCCCATTCTCCAGCATCTCGTTGACCGCGTTCTGGGCGCGTTCTTTGACGTCTGCACGACGGTCGTGCCCAGCCGTAAACAGATTCTCCAGGCTCTTCCAATGCTTGTTTAGGTTCACCCTAGCCGACCTGGTGATCAGTCGCAGACAGTTTGCGTTGTTGTCTCGATACGGTTTCAACGCCtgtaataacgataaaaatcgGTCTtagtaaagaaataataaatacaaaaaacggCATTTATGACGCGCTTGCGGGCGACCCTATAACCGTGTATTGAAAAGTCGAAATTTATCGGCCGAGGGTGGTCATAGctctatatattctataaattctACAGTCAAACAATAATTGAGGTAAATTAAATGAGGTACTCACTTGTTTTAAGTTGTTGAGACGGTTAACGTAGGAATTGTTGTTGACGTTGCTGTGGCTGTTCGGGATCAGACCCATTTTCGGATGCGGACGGCTCAATGTTCGGCACATGACTGCGCTGGCGACGGTTCGAACGGCTGATTGAGGTCTGTAtgctatgtaatattatgatgttgtatatatatatataggtacacgtatGTGTCTACACAATAACGTGGGAGCGCGGAGACCCGTTCTTCCAGGTGCGTCGTTTCTCGGAGAGCGCGACCAAAACTCACAAGGtagccgtcgtcgtcgtcgggtCCCGGATTGGAATGCGGTCCTGATCTCGTCTGCAGCCAccttatatatacttactatataaGCCAGCCGCCTCCTCGTCTTCGTATGCGAAGAATACAGCGTACCATGTGTATGTGCGCGCACGCgcatgtgtgtgtgcgtgcacACGTCCCATTGTCGTTCACCGTATGGCATATACGCGAGTTACTAACGGCTATGTAAGTTTAGGGACCGCCccgaaaaaatatgtttgaaaatcttattatgcataatatagttactatattattatgtttcgttttcattataatttaccgatatattctatttaatagtataatgtgtatacaacGCTCgactaatatgaaataatatgtacagttCGTCAATAATAACGGACAACATTCTGTGAGCAGATCTGACTCTCCACTGTACGTACCTAccacaaaaatgttatcactTTATCAGCTATTAAAAACCAGAAAACTTttcataatgattattaataataacaaaaaaaaaatacaaaacaatatagttCCGCGTGATTGTTCTAAAAGAAAGTTTAGGTACGCTTTTAATGCTGCGaataaacttttttgaaatatatattgcggtaTTAcacactaatattttttgttaataaaatattgacatacaatataaacgGAAAACGTATTCTTGATATCATTCTAATAGAGCCATAAGTCGTCCATCAGTTATCAGCCTGAAGTTTGTGAAGGGATACGCTAAATTGATTGGCACAATATGTTTAAGTAATCGGTCCCCTGCCACCTCTCcattgcaaaataaaaaatcaattattgaatACGTACCTCATCGTTCTCGCAGGTACATTTTATCGTGCTCGATCACAAAGACGTCACGCGCAATCCAACCTCAACTCTCTCGAGTAAACTATATTTTGCTCGTCATGTACATAATTGttaatgcaataaataatcatatttatcgGTTTTCATTCCTGcgtaatatactcgtaatattattgttgttttgatATCTTTGTCCAACGGTCGTATTTCTCTCAACACGTATACATGCTCTGCGCCGCGTCATCGTCCGTCCGGAGATGCGTTTAATCGACGAGCATTacgaattatgattaataattatacctactttaaaatattatgttagtattgTACGCGTTCAGGGTTATTTTTTGCAGCTTATGTACGCACATGTAAcacagaaatataaaaattatgcagtaaatattttcttcaatgttataatatacgcactCTCGtgtattgttgtttttgttgttgttgtcgtcgttttcattttattgtgattttgGCGGGACAGCGAACGTCATGCAAGCCATTACGGGTTTGGATTTATACGCAGtcacaaattattttcttaaaaatatctgtTTAAACACCAAAATGCCCGATTaagttacaaaaatgtttattaatttatttattagcataTATAATTTCCGAAACAAAAAATTGGTGTTTAATATAGGGTAGAGGTAActcaataatatcattaaaagatCAAATATATGaccttaaaattgtataatgtactctaaaaactgtaaaatgttgaattataTTCACGTGTTATTTCcatgaaacatattttgtgcTTCGTATTCGTAAATATACGGCTGACcagtaaaaatatgcaaatgaaTACAAATCCATATAATCATgacataatacgtattattataataaaaaacgacTGAGTGTAGGTCACTGTatgctgtattatattatattgtatccaTATTTCGACGCATACATATTAGTACATTTCTATGTATAAgtagtgtaatttatatatatataatatatactttattgatACTTTCAAAGTTtcaaattgtacataaaaaaactatcaacTCATTTTTTCGGGTAAGTGGCCAGCCCTATACAAAACCGAATTGAACGTGGGTGATTATCTgttcgtgaaaaaaaaaaaacaaaaatgtaaccaAATGTACTCGTGAATCGACTCACATTACTAAGGACGCCACatcagcataatattatattatcatagtgaAATTACATtcagaaaaatcaattttatgttgcttgctttttaaatattataaatgaattgaTTTATCTACCTGTTGTCAAAACAATTGAAAGTATAGGACATATTATCTGATAATGCATTTCTGATTTTATTATAGCCTATTGCTGGTTCAATATTCACGTGACTGTTTTATCTACTTTGAGTGTaacttaaatatcatatacatatgcatattgcatacATTTACGTAATATCACAAAcacataaatttactttacatAATAGACGAAAAATGTCGTCTATAAAAACATTCACTCAGATCAGAAAATTTCTGTATTAAAGCTGctgtatacaacaataataatattataatttataataaaatcacaatatcTAACCTAAACGGCTTATTACGGTTCTTTGTGAtactttgtaattatattattattttaaaatttaaaaagaatcgtaatttatataattatttatactgaaaAGCTCGTTCCATTTTTCAGACTCTTGAAAGTTgcaacgataaaaatatattatgattgcaATACTACAAGACGTATAGTAGTGCAACTTCAACGCTCTCAAATACGACGAAATAACGCTTATCATAGAAAGTTCAATCTCTTTGCAGCTTTATACAGATATATGATGGACAAGACATCGAAACAATAGTTTAATTCAAATGGAAATTAATACTCATCCTCCACCCACACTGAACAAGTAAGttcttatattacttataaagtcataaacattatttgtataatgcatatcatatacctatataatattatgagttcGATGACCATCCGAAACCGACAATGTAACCATCGACTTAACTATTTAGGtcttcacaataattattatgcatttatagcTGTTTATATGCGTCCGCATCAGAccgcatataatatgttagtatttgtttttgtcaGAGCACGATCACTAAAGTGTAGGCAGTAGGTCAAGTTAAAtctcactataatattataatcatatactcGATAATgtccgaaaaaaaataataatattattttattttatcattataaatatttttatggcataatataatataataaaagattcCGTAgaaataatgtaagtataatcTTAAGTTAAGATTCTTAACATAACAGATCTAACatgatttttaagtaatataaaattataaatgaaaaaacaaatcatactcgtatataagctatattaaaatgcttttatttgttaagtttcataatatattttttttttttttttgaaaattataattaccaatAAATTGTACACTAAACACTATATGCAACACTTAAATTTCTTGGTTGTTTTGTTTTCGACATCATATCATTAATTgtgcttttttatatttttgaaattgttaggtaaattttgattttgattaaaaaaatttaatcgcTCTTAAAATAAACTGCACGGCTCATGCCGAAAACCCGACACGtgcaattatgtatatatatataaagttataagttgtaattgattaatttccATACCAATGTCTCCTAACAATGAATACGACTTGGCTAATtcgataatattgtacacacaTGACAGATGAACTTAAACGAACTCTGAAATTCAtcgctattattaaaatgcagtttataatataatacatataatatcatttatcagCATTACgcaattatacaaaacaaatcaactattaataaccacgcaattataattattttgctgAATCGACAGAGtccttgaataatttatacgcGTGTCGGGCACGAGTCGCGTAGGTAGGCACACTCATTActcattacaatataatattattgtattgatacAAGGACGGCGGTCGTGCGCCACAGCgtgtgaacaaaaaaaaataataataatctatattattaagtattaactatataatgtcGCTAGCTGCAGCTTTCTCGCACcattgataataatgtatacattatgatatcatattatgataatattatcgatataATTCTACTTATATCTTGTCCACGCGGTTCGTTTATAAAAGTCTCgcatagattatttaaaacgcGGACgtccacataatataatatattaatatattataatggaacACTGCTCgcacatagtataataataataataatataatattatgtcacaaCTTACAGTTCATCGGTCGCGCGTGTATAACACAATATCGTGTTAAGTTATAAGCGCATAACATTATTTCGTGCGcacatattgaaataattcgtataatttatatacgtcGCCTATCGCCGTAATGCGtatgcctatataatatattcagtgTACGcgtaatattatgcacattaTTTGATACCTAAATTTACTTATAGTGTGTGTTATATatgcgataataatattacaataattgcaGCACGGTGCATATATATTGCTATATTACTCAATTACTCTGTGACTCGTTCGTCCGAACAGTAATCGCAGCATCGTTAAACGTTCGACAAATCCATATGATTTACTTGATGTCCAGATCGTGCGATCGCGTAGGTATACTACGTTATgctttaaaaacgaataataagGAAATATCGCATTAGGTATTACAATGCAGGACGattcttttaaaaacagtaaacattcgttattagtacttattataacgaagatcgtaaaatgtaaatgttttcaaaaaaatatattttttttctacataataatatgttttgtattatgtcattacaataaaatattttgaaaaaaaatatacattgcgcataataagttaataactttattgGAAAATCGCATGCATTTATGTTGTCGTATTCCTAAACAGAGTATATTTCCGAGAATTTTAAACTAGTATACAGTTGATTAGTTTAATAAGTTTAGATTAGCATAGTGGAGTGCTGAGAGGGTGGCTGAGGAATAAGGTATTCAAGTTAATAGACGTTAGTTCATTACtctattcttataaatattctaaactttatatagattaatataagacatcgaaaatcgaaattcttcaaaaaataagaaagattgaaaatgatttcaaattatgtagaaaaaatattttctttaaagacGTCAAAacgtttgaataaaatgttttgcgTTTAAAAGATCACTTTGTAAGTACAGTCTACGAATTTTTAGGGATGGCGATCATCGATAAAAACattcaccctgtatatataatatatatatatattatttatatgaatatgttGTTGTTGCACAGATCGTTGATGTATATACTATGTtggtatgttaatttattttcgtttaccTATCAAtgtattgtaatgtattaagctttgaaaaaaatcatgcCCGGTGCATCGTTCAAAAGGCGACCGGATATTTGTGACGTTGCACTTTTTCACGCATAACGTGTATTTCTATAcgatatgaaaatatacaatgcGATTCGTGAATCGCAATATTTCCGGTTTTTGGTGTTCCTTTCAATATATTGATTACTGTCAAGTCTAAACAACTTTGAgttccattatttttaaaatatacgtgtaatatcatatatattactacattAGTAAATTTTGAAGCATGCTCGTAGATTTATGCATTAATTAACgttgttcaattattaaagtttattgaaaaaaattcttcaCATTATGTTTACTAATCAATTATATGTTCTCATCTGAAATTTAAAGTCGACTCTCAAaactttttctaaaatattgtgaaaaatataaaatttacaaataattttagatgtatctacatataaataaactttacatttttcgctatttcaaatatttatataggaatgataataaaatggttgtaacatataatgaaattcatacattttgaataaccCTGTGTAGTTATAAcggcataataaattattaacgaacgcctacaattaattattatcgatcAACTATATGTCAATATATTGATCCgctatatataactatataatttaatttggtcTCGTGGATGCTGACGACGTGGGACGCATTCGATTACGAAACAAACTAACGAAATTCATAGTAGCCTAGGAATTGTATACGCAGCTGATATCGACGAGTAATGACTATTGAGTATTAATTAAAGTCAAATAAAGTACGATTTTTTGTACTGGTTGACAATctcgtaggtattataaaagaaataccatcaatattatattttaatgtatcgtATTTTAGTCGTCACACTGCAAACATACATggatttaacataatttgcaTTTCAAAGGacagtaataatatctaataggcaataaaataaaatatgtattataattccaAATCGATGACATATTGGACACTCCCTGTTCTGTTACAAGACGACTGTTTCCCAagagtgaatataatattatatacgcgtatacgtttaataataatgtatatatatatatttatgtgtgtgtattatagtcGCATGAAACGTCATTACACCCCATCAcattatttcatcaaaatttggTTTCTTCTTATCgagcgtgtatattatacgtaggttCGATAACAAACggtttctcttttttttatttttttttttacgaggaTCGAATATGGACTCTTAACTGTATGGGTaggttatgtattatatatagacattgcatattatattatattgcagtaGGTGGGTAACGTACTTACGCGTACGCATACATTgtacacttttaattttttttttagtgtccTTTTGTGTGCGCGGTCTGCTACAAGGACGATGGCGTGGTTTTAGGTCATGTGGGATCTC
Protein-coding regions in this window:
- the LOC114131557 gene encoding uncharacterized protein LOC114131557, translating into MCRTLSRPHPKMGLIPNSHSNVNNNSYVNRLNNLKQALKPYRDNNANCLRLITRSARVNLNKHWKSLENLFTAGHDRRADVKERAQNAVNEMLENGENERPAPASAYTNPTADAVEKLQHLYVNDPRRPHT